CAATCGGCTGGCGCGACATTATTAAACCGCACCGAACCGAGCGAGATATTTAATGGCAAAGCATTTAGCCTAAGTTATACATGTTTACCGCGTTGCCATGGTGTATTACTTAAATGCTGGTTACCAGCATCAATTGCGCCTTGTTCCATAGTCGTCGCCATCGAATCATTCCAACGGTTTAGATAGCCAAATAAAGATATTACACCCAATATCTCTACAATCTCACCTTCATCCCAGTGCGCATTCATATTTTGCTGAACAGTTTCATCAACGGCATTTGGTACAGAAGACGCCGCAAGTGCAAACTCGAATGCAGCTTTTTCTGCATCGCTATATAAGTCGCTAGTTCGAAATTCCCAGATATTTGCTAACCGCTCTGGTGAGCTCCCATATCGCTCAGCGGCCAAAATGGTATGCGCTTGGCAGTAATTACACCCTGTATTCGCACTGGTTAAATAGCCAATTAAACGTTTTTGCTCACTAGTCACGCGGCCTTCGTTTTTCATCACGGCTTTATTTAGGTTAATAAATGCAGTGGCAATGTCAGGCCTACGCTGCATGGTAAGTACACTATTTGGACAGAAACCCAGCGTTTCATTAAAGAAAGTAGCTAGTTCGGCAACGTCGGGTGAGTGATTTTCTGTAAGGGGTGAGATAAGTGGCATAATTATCCTTGTTATTATTTTATATTACACGTATGTAGTACTGCCTATTTTTACCACAGTATCAGGCAACGCGCCTATAGGCCATTTTTTGTACCTGAAAGGTACCAAAATATAAAAACACAGCTATATTATTCATTTGGTTAGCTAATGAATTTGCGTAATGAATATTGCAGGTTTTTTCAAAATTGCGTTGTTTGGGCTAGCAGTTTCAGCTGTAAGTGGTGTGGCTGTTGCTCAACAAAAGCTGTCATTAAATAGTGTTAAAAAAGCCCCGTCTGTAAGGGTGATTACAGAGCATTTACCACCCTATCAAGTTGGGGAGCGAGAGCGCTTAGTGGGTGGCATCGTGGCCAATAAGGTACAGAATGCGTTAAGCCAAGTGGGAATTAATGTACGAATTGAAGTATTACCGTGGGCAAGAGCATATCAATTAGCCAAAACACGCCCTAATACACTTTTATTTTCTGTTGTTAAAACGGATGCAAGAGAAAAGCATTTTATTTGGCTGGGTAAAATTTTCACTACCACCACGTATCTCGCCACCTATAAAAACAAGGTAGCGGTTGCCGATGAACTTAAATCATTACAACAACACACAATTTCGGTTAAGCGTGATGATATGTCGTTGCCGAATATTTGATATCGCAAGGCTTTGAATACGGTAAACACTTAGTGGAAATTGTGTCATCCGACACAACATTGAATATGCTAGAAAAAGGGCGAGTAGATTTAGCTCCTCTGAATCCTCAACTGCTTACTTTTCATTGTCAAACAACAGGTTGTGATGTTAACGACTTTACGTTTGTTTATGCACTTGAGTCAATGAATGAAGATTTTTATTTAGTGGCGAGCATCGGGACTGATTTAGCATTAATTGAAAAACTGAAAAGTGTGTTTGAAAATGGCGTGTTAAAGCTAGATATTGCACGTCGATTAACGACAATGTTTTAGCAACATGATTATTCTTGTTAGTTAACGGGTTACCTCTTTAATAACTTCAAGTTGATGGAAAGTTCTGTTTAAAAAATAGTCAAAACGGGTTCCCAAGCCATGCATTGATAGGTATAATTCCGCCCCCTGTGAATATTGGGGCGATATTTTGCTGCGATTTATGTGTAAAAGCGCCCAATTGTTCACCGTTTAACTCATTGCTGTAACGTCTAAGGTTTTTCATGTCTATTCAAGCTGAACGTCATCTTTTTTCATATCCTAAATATTGGGCTGAATGCTACGATACTGCGCCATTTCTACCTATGAGCCGACAAGAAATGGACGAGTTAGGCTGGGATAGTTGCGACATTATTATTGTGACTGGTGATGCTTATGTTGATCATCCTAGTTTTGGTATGGCCGTTATCGGCAGAATGTTAGAGGCGCAAGGATTTCGGGTAGGCATTATTGCGCAGCCCGACTGGACGAGTAAAGACGCATTCATGGAGCTTGGGCGACCGAATTTATTTTTTGGGATAACGGCCGGCAACATGGATTCCATGATCAACCGTTATACCTCTGACCGGAAATTGCGTCATGATGATGCGTATACACCAAATGATGAAGGGGGAAAACGTCCGGATCGTGCCGTTACGGTTTACACACAGCGCTGTAAAGAAGCTTATAAAGACGTTCCAACCATAATTGGTGGCATAGAAGCCAGCTTACGCCGTATTGCACATTACGATTATTGGTCTGATAAAGTGCGTCGTTCAGTATTATTTGATTCAAAAGCAGACATTTTGGTATACGGCAACGCTGAGCGTCCACTCGTTGAAATTGCTCACCGTATTGCGCAGGGCGAAGACGCTAAAACAATGCATGACATACGTGGCACTGCGGTTATTCGAAAAGAACCATTACCGGGCTGGAGCGGTATTGACTCCAGAATGGTCGACGAATTAGGCAAAATTGACCCGATTACTAACCCATACGAGTATAACGAAACCGTTAAAAAAGATGAGGATAAAGGTGGTGTTGTTCAATTTGGACCACAGGACGTAAAAGCCAAACCAATTCAAATTCAGCCTGCCCGAAAAAAGCGCCCGTGGCACGAAACTTACGTGATGTTACCGCCGTATGAAAAAGTAACTAATGATAAAGTACACTACGCCCATGCTTCGCGTATTTTACACCAAGAAACGAACCCGGGGTGTGCGCGTGCATTAATGCAAAAGCACGGGGATCGATTTGTTTGGGCTAATCCACCTGCGGCACCGTTAGATGAATCAGAAATGGATGCGGTGTTTGGTTTACCTTATCAGCGCATTCCTCACCCTGAGTATGGCGATGCCAAAATTCCTGCATACGACATGATCAAGTTTTCAGTCAACATTATGCGAGGGTGCTACGGTGGCTGTTCTTTCTGCTCAATTACCGAGCATGAAGGCCGTATCATTCAAAGTCGTAGTCATGAGTCGATAATTAATGAAATAGAAGAAATTCGCGACAAAGTGCCGGGCTTTACAGGTGTGATCTCAGACTTAGGTGGCCCTACTGCAAATATGTATAAGTTGCGCTGTACTAAGCCAAAAGCAGAAGAAAGTTGTCGTCGTGCGTCTTGTGTATATCCAACAATCTGTGAACTAATGGATACAGATCATACCCCAACCATCGACTTATACCGTAAAGCGCGGGA
This is a stretch of genomic DNA from Flocculibacter collagenilyticus. It encodes these proteins:
- a CDS encoding carboxymuconolactone decarboxylase family protein, with the protein product MPLISPLTENHSPDVAELATFFNETLGFCPNSVLTMQRRPDIATAFINLNKAVMKNEGRVTSEQKRLIGYLTSANTGCNYCQAHTILAAERYGSSPERLANIWEFRTSDLYSDAEKAAFEFALAASSVPNAVDETVQQNMNAHWDEGEIVEILGVISLFGYLNRWNDSMATTMEQGAIDAGNQHLSNTPWQRGKHV
- a CDS encoding type 2 periplasmic-binding domain-containing protein → MNIAGFFKIALFGLAVSAVSGVAVAQQKLSLNSVKKAPSVRVITEHLPPYQVGERERLVGGIVANKVQNALSQVGINVRIEVLPWARAYQLAKTRPNTLLFSVVKTDAREKHFIWLGKIFTTTTYLATYKNKVAVADELKSLQQHTISVKRDDMSLPNI
- a CDS encoding YgiQ family radical SAM protein, encoding MSIQAERHLFSYPKYWAECYDTAPFLPMSRQEMDELGWDSCDIIIVTGDAYVDHPSFGMAVIGRMLEAQGFRVGIIAQPDWTSKDAFMELGRPNLFFGITAGNMDSMINRYTSDRKLRHDDAYTPNDEGGKRPDRAVTVYTQRCKEAYKDVPTIIGGIEASLRRIAHYDYWSDKVRRSVLFDSKADILVYGNAERPLVEIAHRIAQGEDAKTMHDIRGTAVIRKEPLPGWSGIDSRMVDELGKIDPITNPYEYNETVKKDEDKGGVVQFGPQDVKAKPIQIQPARKKRPWHETYVMLPPYEKVTNDKVHYAHASRILHQETNPGCARALMQKHGDRFVWANPPAAPLDESEMDAVFGLPYQRIPHPEYGDAKIPAYDMIKFSVNIMRGCYGGCSFCSITEHEGRIIQSRSHESIINEIEEIRDKVPGFTGVISDLGGPTANMYKLRCTKPKAEESCRRASCVYPTICELMDTDHTPTIDLYRKARDVDGVKKVLIASGVRYDLAVEDPRYVKELAKHHVGGYLKIAPEHTEEGPLSKMMKPGMGSYYRFKQLFDQYSKEAGKEQYLIPYFISAHPGTTDQDMVNMALWLKENKFKLDQVQNFYPSPMANATTIYHTEINSLKNIHKKNESVAVPKGERQRRLHKAILRYHDPAGWPMIREALKKMGLAKLIGRGPQHLVPPETRDEKIKGKRDSFRKNAGLKPALTKHTGLNPLKKVAGGKNKRSVKR